From Pigmentibacter ruber, a single genomic window includes:
- a CDS encoding helix-turn-helix domain-containing protein: MYKNDTPEKPESFGQYIAVHMKNFRREYGLSQEQLSERSGVPRSTIASLERGEGNPTLQVLVGIAQGLGVQMSALLQKPIPTAVLYKNSDAAKVPKKLIDQNDTVSKFVDVLQLTPESSRYLILQEYTLNEKERFPGSPHSPGTEEYFYCFTGAFEIMVESEFFIVEAGDLLCFDGHQRHAYACRDGFSTSKGLSIVVQVPKF; this comes from the coding sequence ATGTATAAAAATGACACACCAGAAAAACCCGAAAGCTTTGGCCAGTACATTGCTGTGCATATGAAAAACTTTCGGCGGGAATATGGATTGAGTCAGGAACAATTATCTGAACGTTCAGGTGTTCCAAGAAGTACAATTGCAAGCTTAGAAAGAGGGGAAGGAAATCCAACTTTGCAAGTTTTGGTTGGTATTGCACAAGGTTTAGGAGTGCAAATGTCAGCTTTGTTGCAAAAACCTATCCCAACTGCAGTACTATATAAAAATAGTGATGCGGCTAAAGTACCAAAAAAATTAATTGATCAAAATGATACAGTATCTAAATTTGTAGATGTTTTACAATTAACACCTGAAAGTTCTAGATATTTAATTTTGCAAGAGTATACTTTAAATGAAAAAGAACGTTTTCCTGGTTCACCGCATTCTCCTGGAACAGAAGAGTATTTTTATTGTTTTACAGGTGCTTTTGAAATAATGGTTGAAAGTGAATTTTTTATTGTAGAAGCAGGTGACTTACTTTGTTTTGATGGGCACCAAAGACATGCTTATGCATGTCGTGATGGTTTTAGTACTTCTAAAGGTCTCAGTATTGTAGTCCAAGTCCCAAAATTTTAA
- a CDS encoding HAD family hydrolase — protein MQIPTKIQQVKYAVFLDASGTLLQSSVSNAIGVQLYLDTKNILHAFKERKINQISIATGVITNWGNRINGMLRALQVESCFDVIISSDTVQKTKPDPSIYHYACTCLKVDPSHAIHIGDSLLDDALGAQNAGLHGIWLKRGNYLPEEAKNLIHPYFSNLNDIFQYIQNKIIVS, from the coding sequence ATGCAAATCCCCACAAAAATACAGCAAGTAAAATATGCTGTGTTCCTTGATGCGTCAGGAACTTTGTTACAAAGTTCCGTATCCAATGCGATTGGAGTCCAATTATATTTGGATACAAAAAATATTTTACATGCATTTAAAGAAAGAAAAATCAATCAAATATCAATTGCAACAGGAGTAATAACGAATTGGGGAAATAGAATTAATGGAATGTTAAGAGCGTTGCAAGTAGAATCTTGTTTTGACGTTATTATTAGTTCTGATACAGTGCAAAAAACAAAGCCCGATCCTTCAATTTATCATTATGCTTGTACTTGTTTAAAAGTAGATCCAAGTCATGCAATTCATATTGGGGATTCCTTGTTAGATGATGCTTTGGGAGCGCAAAATGCTGGCTTGCATGGAATTTGGTTAAAAAGAGGTAATTATCTTCCAGAAGAAGCAAAAAACTTAATTCATCCTTATTTTTCTAATTTAAATGATATTTTTCAATATATTCAAAATAAAATTATTGTTTCTTAA
- a CDS encoding NAD(P)-dependent oxidoreductase, translated as MNLVTSKQFQFVSTQNFPGIPLSDPLHNIQGHLLPSAPNKSIIERIIQLKKEIANFENFYSFVTGINDILGKDELLIIKETFPNISHIGNFGVGYNHLDVPFATQIGIRITNSPGVLAEATADIAMTLILCVSRRIGEGFSIIKESGQFSGWSPTFLLGTSLKNKNLGIVGLGQIGQALAKRAQAFGLNCYALNHKNTKANNSEKSNNINLLDEGDFFKTVDIVSLNCPLNSQTVNWLNKERIAKIKPNGIVINTARGELIDEKALAEALNQNHLFGAGIDVFCNEPILSESLKCAKNLFVLPHLGSATVETRNAMGNIVYEAIKAHQLEKIEQRPHGPLPYQINSLL; from the coding sequence TTACCTTCTGCCCCAAACAAATCAATTATTGAGCGCATCATTCAATTAAAAAAAGAAATCGCTAATTTTGAAAATTTTTACTCTTTTGTTACTGGTATTAATGATATACTAGGAAAAGATGAACTTTTAATTATTAAAGAAACTTTTCCAAATATTTCACATATTGGGAATTTTGGGGTGGGATACAATCATCTTGATGTTCCGTTTGCTACTCAAATTGGGATTAGAATTACTAACTCTCCTGGTGTATTAGCTGAAGCTACAGCTGATATTGCAATGACCTTAATTCTATGTGTTTCCCGCAGAATTGGCGAAGGATTTTCAATAATAAAAGAAAGTGGTCAATTTTCTGGTTGGAGTCCAACATTTCTTTTAGGTACCAGCTTAAAAAATAAGAATTTAGGAATTGTAGGATTAGGTCAAATTGGCCAAGCATTAGCAAAACGCGCGCAAGCATTTGGCTTAAATTGTTATGCCCTAAACCATAAAAATACAAAAGCAAACAACTCTGAAAAAAGTAACAATATTAATTTATTGGATGAAGGAGATTTTTTTAAAACTGTAGATATTGTTTCCTTAAATTGCCCTTTAAATTCTCAAACAGTAAACTGGCTAAATAAAGAAAGAATAGCAAAAATAAAACCAAATGGGATTGTGATAAATACAGCCAGAGGAGAGCTTATCGACGAAAAAGCTTTGGCAGAAGCTTTAAATCAAAATCATCTTTTCGGAGCTGGAATTGATGTTTTTTGTAATGAACCTATTTTATCTGAGTCTTTGAAATGTGCAAAAAATCTTTTTGTACTCCCACATTTAGGGAGTGCGACGGTTGAAACCAGAAACGCTATGGGAAATATAGTGTACGAAGCGATTAAAGCACATCAATTAGAAAAAATAGAGCAGCGTCCGCATGGACCGCTACCTTATCAAATCAACTCATTGTTATAA